The Mytilus edulis chromosome 4, xbMytEdul2.2, whole genome shotgun sequence nucleotide sequence gtgtaaaatcattcaaacgggaaaaccaacggtcttatctatatataaaacgagaaacgtgaaacacttatgaaccacatcaacaaacggcaacttctgaacattagattcctgactATCGACAGTTGCAAACAATTACAGCatatttaaacgttttaatagtacCAATTCTTCACCACCCTCTAAATATTGAAGAATTCTCAATAGAAAcagaaaacctttttttttttaattttaaaagagggGAGGCTTATTTTCAAATCCTGgttcattgaaaataaaagtaaacaacgtGTTGCTCCTCAAATCTCTAAATAGCGTTCCTACATAAATTGTtatattccataaaaaaaaatatattaggaATTGGCGCCTTATGCGGAGGGGGATTCAAAAGGAAGTCTTGCTAAgctttagttttgtttttcttgTGTCTAGTAATCCTGAGTTTTATTGAAGCAAAAAATCATATAGATATTTAagcttttatttacattttttgtttgcttttaactaatattcaattcaaaatttcTAAAGGATTATTATGCTACCCTATTTATGTCTGTTGGTCAtttgtgtcattgggttgctgtctcattgatgtatcaCCTTCATTTCCATTTATTTATGCTAACACGAAGAAAAAGATACCcatttaatttgttctttaaTACTAATTtctcaaaatgaaaatataaccaaaataaaaaaaaaattacactaaTATAATGTCATACAACAAAGCTGTCATGATCCAACttaaaataataagaaattgTTTCACATAAATtagattttatatatacattatatacatatatcagATACAACATGCAGCTCTCTATTGCTCTATGTTTACTATTGGCAGCTGTCTGCACCAATGCCTCATACCTCAAATGTTGGGGTAAAGGCTGTGGTGGATACGGTGGCGGATACGGTGGTGGATATGGAGGTGGATGGGGAGGACTAGGTGGATGGGGAGGTGGATGGGGCAAAGGAGGAGGATATGGCCTAGGAGGTGGATATGGCGGATGGGGACTAGGAGGAGGATATGGAGGATGGGGCCTAGGAGGTGGATACGGAGGATGGGGTAAAGGAGGTGGATATGGAGGATGGGGTCTAGGAGGTGGATACGGAGGATGGGGTAAAGGAGGTGGATACGGAGGATGGGGTCTAGGAGGTGGATACGGAGGATGGGGCCTTGGAGGTGGATATGGAGGATGGGGCAAAGGAGGTGGATGGGGTATCGGAGGTGGATATGGAGGATGGGGTCTAGGAGGTAGATACGGAGGTGGATATGGAGGTGTTGTACTTAAAGGAAAAGGATCATACTATTAAATTCAGGAAATCTTAGTCTATACTGTTTCAGGCAAATTGGACACTAGTTGAAGTTAAATCTTCATTACAATATATGTAGATATATTTTGCAAATACAAAATAGCTGTATAACTGtgttttttcagttttttatttatttatgcgtCACACAaatgaaaatttcacaaaaacaatAAGGAAGAAGGTCTGATCATCCATTCCCCTTTCTAACtacaatatcaaatattattttttaccaATATCACAATGATCATGAGGTTCTGATTGGAGGTCAATCAAATGGAATTATGCGTTCTATAATGTTTAAAGccattattttatattcttaGAACTTTTTAGatgttattctctattctttatatttcaacaccccattattctctattctttatttttgtgaccTGTTTTCTTGAATCTTTGCATTTGTTGATCAATTATTCTGCACGTTTTATTCACTAATCTGAAAACCCCAACCAGACCCTCAATCATAGTCAATACAAATTGAATGACAAGATAAgaaatatatcccccctttttaagtTTATGTACTTTatattcatgacgtcacaaatatcattcatttttattttccctGACATTCTAATGAACACAAAAAaccaatattttaatattattaaaaccCCATTAAAATAAGTCAGCAAAGAATTAAATTGATCGTATGCTTATATCCTTTGCAGGATGTCTATGAGGTTTTAAAGTCATTGTTCAAAGGGGAAACACATTGTTCAAATGAATAAATGCATCCATGTATCAATGATCACGGTGacacaaaaatgttaaaagttaCTGTTGAAATAACATTTTACAAGATAAACAAATAGGACTATTGTAGGAGTCCCTAAATATATTATGTACGTTTAAGTTATTTGAACATAATTTacgaaaaagtaaaattacaaaaaaaacgaaGTCCAAGGAATTTTGAAATCGGAATGTCCTTTATCAAAAGGCATAATCAATAactcaaacgaatgaaaaacaactgttttattcctgacttgatacaggcatgtCCTTGTGTAGAAAATACGAGTGGGGTTAAACTTAGTTGACTATGTAGCTCAAACCTCCAACttttatgacagttgcataaaattcctttattttgacaacaatgtgtgaacaaaataaaccaaACAGATATGATAGGTAAAAATAGTAGaccagcaaaaataaaagacaagaacaTAAAAAAATACCACAGCACAACAACACATTGGCGGGATGTACCGAACATCGCATTAAAGACAtttcaaaaaaagaagaaaaggttGATAAAATCCATCAACAAATAAAAGAACGCTATAAGACGTAGTTtaaatgataaacaacgtcaacGTATAGAATCTATAAATCAagatttatcatgttttatttgtgaagttgatacggaatatttatcaaaaaggtcTTCCATACTTTCTACTCAGATTTTCGCGTGAGTTTTTATAACGCATAGGTAgtagctgcaagctcttgaataccaaaTGAGTCAGGAGATAGATATCACacatgcaggtgaagttggtatattgcttcACAGGTGGggattatttcaaatttaaaatcctCTCGTTTGTCATACATTTTGGAACTACGatgactttgtacttgtttggctgttttgatatgagcgtcactgatgagtcctatgtagacgaaacgcgcgtctggcgtactaaattataatccttgatAACTAATGACAGATTATGTCAGATTCAAGGTATAAGTATAAAAATTAGTCGGTGGAAGCTGTGTCTGATTCCTTTCTTTCTAGttctttaaaattgattaatggaacccaatcagaaaagtttggattgttaatgcgaaagcatcatcaatatatctgaatgagAAATTAAAAGGTGTAGCTTCTTCAAGTGTTTGAATGAACTTGTTCGTTCCCATAGAAATGCTAACAATTTCTTGAAAAATCTGTATCcgaattcaacaaatatgttaagAAACTCCATCATACTGATGACTTtttcctctgtgtagcatgttttacctttttgttcactattagCAAAATATGCCGTATGCTTCCCCCATGCGTATGACTATGGTATCATTTTGTTTACTTTacgttttacattttacatttttgttattgaTAGATAATAATTATTAAAGAATACTAGTAATGCCTCTAAATTACCATGTTTTCTAACTTGTCGGAACTCTTAactcaaaattgaaaatcatatatATTGATGGTATGCACCGATAGCACTAGAGCTTTGATCGTACATAATGAAGGGAGCAATTGTGTACGCTATATGATTCTGTTTGTAACTGTAAAAAAGCAATACCACATcaaaattcattttattatttcatactaGAATATTATTTTTAACTCAATGTCTCTTATGTGTGTCGATCATTAAATTATCATGTCTTCCCAAATCACTAGGTTCTCTTGTGGACCTATCCATTCTGTACACTATTCTCCTTtatataagcaaaaataaaaacgtTTCTTCCAACATATGTACAGCACATATACATAGACAAGAAAGGTGTCATGCATGTATTATTTACGAGaaactttttttattgattacatgtatatattcccTAAGTATCTCAGTTTTATTCATAATCAAAGTATGTTTCGTTTGACTTTGGTTTTATGccaaaaaatatgtcaaaaaaagattttatttagTAAGATCtatgtattaaaatattaagttaagatgtaaaaaattaataaaatctaaAAAGGTTAATTTTCTTAGTGAAATGTTTAATGTTCCTCATGTTCATGTATGAATGTTTATAAAAATCAAGATAAAATTATAACGGCTTGTTTTGCCATCCCATGAAACACAATGATAGATTAAGAACATgcatagtttgtttttttaaagtccCATTGTATGACTTCATTtgtgattttcaaaaactttatgGGTTTGAGACAGTTTAACAAAATATACGTATGGCATGACAATGACGTCAATCATCAACAactgatacaaaaaataaaactccGAAGcagcaaatttaaaaacaaaatgagttTTAGTATCTTATAATTTGTGCTTTAATCCTTTGATTGATAGGTTAAACtgctatgtaaaaaaaaaaccaaggtgTTCCAAGGAGCCTGTGTTGCTTACATATCATAACCTAACTTCAAACTAAGTACCCAAATATTAAAGTCgtatgaaacgagtgaccggtgaaaaataatgatgatccaattcttgaaccaatgcataattatatatcataaacttagtcttctgtgcacgatttcaTCATTTTTACGCACAcatttcgtataattgtcaaaaaatatttcaatcggtcagtgtgaaaatatggcagctacttaattgtcgtgttttgCCGTATGTAACGATGATCACCcgtttgtaaacaatcaacaaagaagcatggatatgcAGGTAAGCACGTGTATGACAGGTCCAATAAGATATAGTTTATCTTGATGACGGAGAGATGTTTACGTTTGTTTTTCCGTTCGCACTTGCGTATTACAATGACCGGATTTGTACGAGAAAGGTCAcactgcatacggaaaacatGTCGGCGAATTGTTTGCCGGAAACAAGCAATTAAAacaaagtaaacttcttctaaatttggacaaatttaagaattttcttgagaaaaaagtatgtgtacataagttttataataaaaactagccaTTAAGTTATAAAAACATTAGACCGTTCaggttttcccgttttaatggtttttcactagtcattttttggggccctttatagcttgctgttcgatgtgagccaagaccccgtgttgaagaccatgcCTTGACATATAATGATGTACTTTTGTAAATTGTGATTTGgttggagagttgcctcattggcacacataccacatcttcctatatctatatcatGCGGTCAATTGACAAATGTTTAAATTGGACACCTATTAGTTATTTTGACCCAAGAGAAAATGGACCGTCCTCAATGTATGGACAGTTGAACTTAAATTCCAAAAGTCAAAAAAAATACTGTCCCCTTTTAGATTTCAGAATGTCAAATCATCATAGCATTTTTCCCTTTATTTTTTTAGTAATAATGATTATCTTGAATGAGGTACTTTGGAAAATTTTAACCTCCCCCCTTTCCATATTGTTAGGTGTTATAACTTCAAATTATCGAACATTAATTTAAATCAAGTTATAAATATGCTAAAATAACATCGGAAATTTATAACATATGTAAGAAATGATATCATAACATGTTATCTTATCATGACTTTTTGCCTTAAACCCCACCTTCTTTGTGCAAATCCTTGCTCTGCATCTTCATGGATATTTTGACTCTTACTACCATGGAAAACTATCTTACTTTAAAAAGAAACTTTGTTTTAGCAGTCGTGGCATAAAAGTCTGCTTTTTAGTATAAATATAATAATGCTCCAATAACAATgttaatcaaataaaatatgttacatgGTAAGTTGACCCCTATCATTCAAAGTCTCGATACAACACATTTAAATCTCTACCAatacttaaaaacaaaatcaggggTCTGTCTTTGCTTTAAGATAGCAAAATTGAATGCGAAAAAAGTAACCCAGAGAAATTGATATATAAGTCACTTTAAGAAACACAATCGAAATGCCTTGTTCActgtggttttaaaaaaaaatacgatctGCGAAAAGCCTTTGAACTTGGTGACTTTAAACTTTTCAAACGAAATTTGAATTGTGGGTTAGAACCTTAATTGGttataatgataaatattattataataaaggTAGTATTCATCATATATGATAAATGATGCTATAATTAGTGAATATTTATGCATGTTAACATCAATAAAACTCATAAAACAAGATTATGATGACTTTTgctattttttggtaaaattgtgacaatttttgatgaattgaaATATAATCCTCATCAATCTTACAAAGGATATTTCAGTATATAAACTCCTACAGTACACTGATGAGAGTGCACAACGTTCCCATCCTACACAAGGTAAGTACTTTTATAGTTACCTATTTATTGTCCATGAcatttgaaaaatacatttagGGGAATTTTGTCAATGATATTTCATAAGAAATGAATAAcgttaaaaactttatatttggtttgttttacaaattataaCTTTGATGCGAACAACCTTCTTCTTCAGGAACTACAATAAATTCCATATGTTATTAGAGAAAAATTAGATTCCAATTTTTATTCTTAATCttcattttaaatgaaaaataaaccatTTTTACTAATACTATTCAAAATTATGCTTGTTTGGCTTTGTTTTTTAAATACCACATTTAAATTACTTCTTTTCCTATTATGATTACTTTAAAGATTTCACAgtagacattatttttgaaaattggatgCCTCCTATATACCATAGAGGATTAATACttaaagatacaaatatttgaataattgtgctttgataattttatttaggTCCATTTGATCTTTAAAAAAGAGAACAATAACCAAGTTCTATTCATATAAAAACTTTAATAATTAAAACCCAAATAAGTAAATGAACAACTAATATTTTGTATGCTTTATTTTCAactgaaaagattttttttttaatttccttcaaATTATTTCATCCTGACCTGAGGCAAGAATTGATTTTTGGCTGAAGTAACATGGATCATGACCCTGATCATACATGTCTTAATGACCATTTTTGTCAATACTGTTACTGTGCATTATATATAGTACATAGTGTCCCTTCTCTCTCCAATCGTCAAATTCCTGATATAACATGCAGATGTCTAATGAACAttgtgtaaagaaaaaataaaattttaatgacCAAATATTGGTTTATCCTACTTCTCCTTATTGTCTAATGAGATTTATAACGTACTGTCaacttttggaaaaaaattaaagtagCTCTAAATTCAAGATCCATGTTCAACGATATATCACGTTACAACTATAATACCAGATTTCTCCGTTCTATATCAAATTTCAGAACTTTTATGTTCTATCGCAAACTGTACATCATGAAGTAGACTAAGCATTTGGTCAAAGGAGGATATGAGAACAATAGTTGTAAAGTTTTGTTACCTCAactatttttttcatgatttttgaaCGATTTGAACTCAATCTATCAGCAgcaattaaaattgaaaatggaaatggggaatcgGGAGACAACAATTCGACCAAAGAGCCGAAAACAGCTGAAAGCCACCAATAGTTACCTAAAGAAACGAAACACAATTACAATGATGCATACATTAACAAAGAcatactagcagttactgatatgccagctcaagacctcaATCAAAGTATCCCTCCCGTTAAGGATTGAGTGTcatatcatcataaaatatataagtagAATATAACCCGTAttacaactggttttagaataaatttatttatttgagatACAAAGACCTTATAAGTGAAACATTATTACGGCTAAATATGCCATCATTATGACCTGAGAACAGtgtcgtaactatatcccttcttaattagTCTGTTGAaaggttgttttgtttttttaaatcaaatgatgTCCTTGttccgatgataaaatttagtaaatgttttgacaagttctaatatcgaaaaccctggtgtaataatttgtcagtaatacatagatttatTTCTCTTAAATCTAAAACGTTGCtaatacacgagcgaatcgtacaagtaaAGCATGTTTTGAAGAATCTTCTATAAAAAGAGAACATTAAAACCTTTTAAAAGTGTGCTGTAAATTTCTAAATATCAAAAAGGGTTGATGGAAGGGGTTAATGTCTAGTGcttgtttattcaaaataaagtAAACAACATGTTGCTCCTCAGATATCTACATTGATtcctaaatattatttttttttcaataaaaaataggAATTGGCATTAACAATATATTCAATGTAAAATCGCACAGACCATAATTCTTTTAAACCACATGTTTGACAGAAAAGCATACACTCATGTGAAGGGGGTTCAAAGGGAAGTCTTGTCAAGCTAAGTTTGGTTCACTAACAAAATGTCATACAACAAAGATGTTGTGAACCAGAATGCACcaacttaaaataataaaaagttgtaCCACATACACTggattatatatacataatatacattaGCATCTACacataataaacatatattttcagATACAACATGCAGCTCTCCTTTGCTCTATGTTTACTATTGGCAGCTGTCTGCACCAATGCTTCATACCTCAAATGTTGGGGTAAAGGCTGTGGTGGATATGGTGGCGGATACGGTGGTGGATATGGAGGTGGCTGGGGAGGCCTAGGTGGCTGGGGAGGAGGATGGGGCAAAGGAGGAGGATATGGCCGAGGAGGTGGATACGGGGGATGGGGTCTAGGAGGTGGATACGGAGGATGGGGTCTAGGAGGTGGATACGGCGGATGGGGTAAAGGAGGTGGATATGGAGGATGGGGTCTAGGAGGTGGAGTTGGAGGATGGGGCCTTGGAGGTGGATATGGAGGATGGGGCAAAGGAGGTGGATGGGGCCTTGGAGGTGGATATGGTGGATGGGGTAAAGGAGGTGGATGGGGTATTGGAGGTGGATATGGAGGATGGGGCCTAGGAGGTGGATATGGAGGAATCGGAGGTGGATACGGAGGTGGATACGGAGGTGTTGTACTTAAAGGAAAAGGATCATACTATTAAATTCAGGAAATCTTGTTATATACTGTCTCAGAAGGCGAATTGGACACTTGTTGACGATAAATCCTTATTTTAATATATGCTTATATATAGCAAATATAAAACAGCTGTATGACAGTGTTTATTGTTTCTTTATCCAATAATGTTTTATCCTTCATAAAAATGTAAGTTTCACAAACAAAACAGAAGTGTAGGTCTGATCACGCACTCAGATAGCCCCACCTTCTAACAACAGTTATCAATGTGGATTAATAGTCAATATATATCATGAATCATAAGGGTCTGGATATTGGGTTCACCATTTCTGTGTTCTTTTATGTATAAAGCCATTTTTCTCTACTCTTAATTAATTGTATCTGctgttctctattctttatataacAGCACCTCATTGTTCTCAATTCTTTATTCTTTCGGCCTATTTTCTTCATATTTGTTTGCCCTTTATTTTGCATTCTGTTAGCCCCACCCAGCCCTTTAAACATAGTCAATACATAGACTtgatatgaatataaatttttgttataaagtttatgTACGTTCTATACATGTTGTCCCAAATATCATTCATTTTAAATTTCCCCGAAATTTTAATGAATACCAAGGACGAATTTTTTTTCgtacagaaaataataaacagctgcgccagcagcgcatgatacgcccgacgtcttgtgtggaggttttatgcaataatcataaatagtttctgagaaagttttaagcaataaccctatattgtttttgagacacggcgggacatgtgaaacccccaaccctgttttttttttcttcaaaaaactaaatatcactaaaataaaattttgaatcaagaccaaaaagtatacagatctttagattaatttaacaaagaagtgtttaaatttttaagcaataatcataacttatttttgagatacggcacaacatgtaaaaaaaaccctcccccttttttacaaagtactcaataactcaaaaataaaattttgaatcatcaccaaaaagtataaagaCATTAAGATTAATTTATCTAAgaagtatttaaagttttaagccataatcaagaatcgtttttgagatacggtgcgacatgtgaaaaaacacaccactgttttagttacaaagtgccgtaactcaaaaagttttaatcttattttctccaaaaagtatacagattatttgaccatcataagaaacaactatgttaagtttcatgaaatttggatatgtcgttctcaagttacggtgcgacctGTTTatgccggacagacagacggacggacggacggacaccggacatttgtataccataatacgtcccgtcaaaattttgacgggcgtataaaaagcgCATGCAACGACAAAAAATGTTTGTTCCTAAATACAATATTTTCTGACTTAAATATTAAGTTTGTTGACGACTGCGCTCTGTATTACCTAAGCCTGAATTTTGttgaaattctgtatttttttgtctAGTTCACAAAAATGTTTTTGGGCCTTTTTTGGATGTGAATAATCAACGCATTAAACTAAAACTTGGACCCAAAAAGTTCTGttaatttttttcacatgtctttccactagttaaaaaaaagttttgaactTAAAAATCGGGACCTATGTTGTAAGTTATCTTTTTTCAGCCGTTTAACGAATATATATGATTCAAGTAATATACATGGATGTTTCACTTAGAAAATATGTACTTAACCCAAATCAAATCAATATGTTGAGCCAATGTATTGCAATAGATCATTAAGCTTAAGTATGTTTCAACAATGATACAAAATGTCAAAGAAGTAGCTTTCAAGGTAATTTTCAATTATGACAGAGGTTTACTGTAATATGCCTTTCCattcaggtgtaataccaccattgattatCCCCTATTAGTCTGTTAAATTTGCCCTTCACAataaattgtgcagaatttatgtTTGTTTCAAATAACGAAATTCTTGGCATGTGTGAAGTTTTATCTTGTCCAGTACTAAAGACATCATTTGActtaacatttcattgcatataagaaaataactgGAAGTTTACCAATAAAATTTCCGCCTTTATctaacctgtgtacaagctttaaaaccatgaaaactccagtttccaaaatattttatagaaaccacaaatacaaaaataatggtGATTTAaatacccaagatatatgtttatgacccagAATGTTTTACTTcgataaaatgttgaattaattacctacaactatCAAATTCATAGGAATaattttttcgacctatttttgTGTGCAATCGGATGTACCataatttggtggtattacaccttcagACATTACTTCGAACAATttcgaaaaaataaaacttgtgtATAGACTTTTTATACGTGTATAGGCCATTTACAGCCTTCGAGGACAGGCTTTCAAAAGCATACACTTCCCCATAAATTTCCAATGTTACAATGTTCATGTTACTAAGTCACAGTGTTCGATGACGTAATTTTCGCTGATTGACCTCGGGTCAACCCATGTAACGTGTACTCATTCATAAATGTACTATTCCTGGGGTCTCAGAGGTCAAATCTTGAACAGTACTGCAAGTATATATACTACGTTCAAGCTTGATACATCTctgaatttgatttttgattgaatatttgacacaACGTTGGTTTCTGACACAATAAATACGGTCAATTAACTGACACTGTACATTGTGTTCATTTAAAGGAGAACAGGTTTGTATTTATAACAAAACCTTCGATTTGATAAAGACAAATTATGAATAAGACTGCCTGAACATGGGGAAACATTACTAAAATATCTGTACTACCTGTACAATTGACTGGAACAGTTTCTTTCAAGATGTTGTTTAAAATATCATCCAAAAATGATGTGATAAATGTGTAATATTGTTTCCTTGAAATCGACAACATCTCTGAGTAGGATATAGACTGACCAACAGCTACAGTGATAATTCGCCCACCAATGGAGTTTATTAAAGTAGCCTCATTAACGGCGTCATTACTGTCTGTTGATAAACCATCGTAGAGCAATATTATGTAGCTAGATATTCTACGTGATCCAAATGATCTGTTGGTTAACATCTGTAAAATCACAGAAATCTTACATTTTGAATAGCTGTGTCATAAACgaaaacaattaatgaaaataattctatctcacttttaTGATATAAGAAGCAAATGTTTAAAGTTAATTAATCTATCTTCTCAATTTCCTTCATTATTCAATTATCCTTATCGCTTCAATCTTCTTAACATCATGTTCAAGCATAAAAGACCAtcgaaataaatatgaaaattattttatggaacagattttatttattgtatatgaGTACATGAGACGTGGTAAGACATTATTACAGATATTCATGTTTGCAAAACAATTCGCTTTAACAA carries:
- the LOC139520976 gene encoding acanthoscurrin-1-like; its protein translation is MQLSIALCLLLAAVCTNASYLKCWGKGCGGYGGGYGGWGKGGGYGLGGGYGGWGLGGGYGGWGLGGGYGGWGKGGGYGGWGLGGGYGGWGKGGGYGGWGLGGGYGGWGLGGGYGGWGKGGGWGIGGGYGGWGLGGRYGGGYGGVVLKGKGSYY
- the LOC139520975 gene encoding acanthoscurrin-1-like isoform X2 yields the protein MQLSFALCLLLAAVCTNASYLKCWGKGCGGYGGGYGGGYGGGWGGLGGWGGGWGKGGGYGRGGGYGGWGLGGGYGGWGLGGGYGGWGKGGGYGGWGLGGGVGGWGLGGGYGGWGKGGGWGIGGGYGGWGLGGGYGGIGGGYGGGYGGVVLKGKGSYY
- the LOC139520975 gene encoding acanthoscurrin-1-like isoform X1, encoding MQLSFALCLLLAAVCTNASYLKCWGKGCGGYGGGYGGGYGGGWGGLGGWGGGWGKGGGYGRGGGYGGWGLGGGYGGWGLGGGYGGWGKGGGYGGWGLGGGVGGWGLGGGYGGWGKGGGWGLGGGYGGWGKGGGWGIGGGYGGWGLGGGYGGIGGGYGGGYGGVVLKGKGSYY